The Pseudophaeobacter arcticus DSM 23566 genome includes a region encoding these proteins:
- the lpxC gene encoding UDP-3-O-acyl-N-acetylglucosamine deacetylase, with the protein MQNTLKASVTFEGVGLHSGQSARLVINPAPAGHGIVFKRTDIALGNTIVPALWDYVERTALCTRLINSAGVTISTVEHVMAALAGCGVHNALIEIDGPEVPILDGSSAEFVRGIMGQGIHRLATPVTAIQVLKPITVENDGASATLLPCDRLMIEFHIDFDEQAIGRQSRVLDLRNGAFVRELCDSRTFCRRVDVETMQANGLALGGVPGENAIVFDGSRVESGEGLRHSDEPVRHKMLDALGDLALAGGPLLGRYVGDRAGHALTNTLLRKLFATPGAMRRVDCDLAMTARLPGQGLVRSEIPNPSRRVA; encoded by the coding sequence GTGCAAAATACGCTTAAAGCATCAGTGACATTTGAAGGTGTTGGTCTGCATTCCGGTCAATCGGCACGTCTGGTAATCAATCCGGCGCCAGCGGGACACGGCATCGTTTTCAAACGCACTGACATCGCTTTGGGTAACACTATTGTTCCGGCTCTTTGGGATTATGTTGAACGCACAGCCCTGTGCACGCGGCTGATCAATTCTGCGGGTGTCACGATTTCCACCGTTGAACATGTGATGGCCGCCTTGGCCGGTTGTGGTGTCCACAACGCGCTGATCGAAATTGACGGCCCCGAAGTTCCAATCCTGGACGGCTCCTCTGCCGAGTTTGTGCGCGGTATCATGGGGCAGGGCATTCATCGTCTTGCCACCCCTGTAACGGCTATTCAGGTTCTTAAACCAATCACCGTCGAGAATGACGGCGCCAGCGCCACGCTGCTGCCCTGTGATCGCCTGATGATTGAATTCCATATCGACTTTGACGAACAGGCCATCGGGCGTCAAAGCCGTGTTCTGGACCTGCGCAATGGTGCCTTTGTGCGTGAGCTTTGTGATAGCCGCACCTTCTGCCGTCGCGTCGATGTGGAAACCATGCAGGCCAATGGTCTGGCCCTGGGGGGTGTGCCTGGCGAAAACGCAATTGTCTTTGACGGCAGCCGCGTTGAAAGCGGCGAAGGGCTGCGTCATTCGGATGAACCCGTGCGCCACAAGATGCTGGATGCACTGGGGGATCTGGCCCTGGCTGGCGGCCCGCTTTTGGGGCGCTACGTGGGGGACCGGGCTGGCCATGCCTTGACCAATACCCTGCTGCGTAAACTTTTTGCCACACCTGGTGCCATGCGCCGGGTGGACTGTGACCTGGCGATGACGGCACGTTTGCCGGGCCAGGGGCTGGTGCGCTCTGAAATTCCCAACCCCAGCCGTCGCGTCGCCTAA
- a CDS encoding DUF2484 family protein, translating to MSLLAAILWVLATTAVALLPVERHFVPGRILLCIAPFLLIWMGLEMGWMAVAFGLFAVASMYRRPIRYYWTKWRQPTEGPQ from the coding sequence ATGAGCCTGCTTGCGGCCATCCTGTGGGTTCTGGCCACCACGGCGGTTGCCCTGCTGCCGGTGGAGCGGCATTTTGTGCCGGGGCGCATTCTGCTGTGCATCGCTCCGTTTCTGTTGATCTGGATGGGGCTTGAAATGGGCTGGATGGCGGTTGCCTTTGGGCTGTTTGCAGTGGCGTCGATGTACCGTCGCCCGATCCGCTACTACTGGACCAAATGGCGCCAGCCGACGGAGGGGCCGCAATGA
- the ftsA gene encoding cell division protein FtsA, whose amino-acid sequence MTDLYQSQRAMRQMRRLAMQRGVVAILDIGSSKIACLVLRFDGSGRLSEDNSIGSLAGQSGFRVIGAATTRSRGVQFGEITAMQETERAIRTAVQAAQKMAGVRVDHVIASFAGANPRSYGLDARLELDGQEVSESEIAQVLAACEVPEYGPGREVLHAQPVNFALDNRSGLADPRGQLGQTLAVDMHMLTVDTGTVQNLVRCIQRCDLELAGIASSAYASGYAALVEDEQELGAACIDMGGGSTSISVFMKKHMIYADAVRMGGDHITSDISMGLGVPMANAERIKTFCGGVHATGVDDRDMIDIGGDTGDWEHDRRTVSRAELIGIMRPRVEEILEEVRTRLDAAGFEYLPSQQIVLTGGSSQILGLDGLATRILGQQVRLGRPLRVHGLPQSATGPGFAAAVGLSLFAAHPQDEWWDFETPVDRYPARSISRAVRWFRDNW is encoded by the coding sequence ATGACGGATCTTTATCAGTCCCAGCGCGCAATGCGGCAGATGCGCCGTCTGGCGATGCAGCGCGGTGTGGTGGCCATTCTGGACATTGGCAGCTCAAAAATTGCCTGTCTGGTGCTGCGCTTTGATGGCTCTGGTCGGCTTAGCGAAGACAATTCCATTGGCTCTTTGGCGGGACAGTCCGGGTTTCGGGTGATTGGTGCTGCCACCACCCGGTCGCGCGGGGTGCAATTTGGCGAAATCACTGCCATGCAAGAGACCGAGCGGGCCATTCGCACCGCGGTACAGGCGGCGCAAAAGATGGCCGGGGTGCGGGTTGATCATGTGATTGCCAGTTTCGCAGGCGCCAATCCGCGGTCTTATGGGTTGGATGCAAGGTTGGAGCTGGATGGCCAGGAGGTTTCGGAATCCGAAATCGCCCAGGTGCTGGCAGCCTGTGAAGTGCCGGAATACGGTCCGGGCCGCGAGGTCCTGCACGCGCAACCGGTGAACTTTGCCCTGGATAATCGCTCGGGTCTTGCCGATCCGCGCGGCCAGCTGGGGCAAACGCTGGCGGTGGATATGCATATGCTGACGGTGGATACCGGCACGGTGCAGAACCTGGTGCGCTGTATTCAGCGCTGCGATCTGGAGCTCGCCGGGATTGCCTCTTCCGCCTATGCCTCGGGCTATGCGGCTTTGGTCGAAGACGAGCAGGAGCTGGGCGCGGCCTGTATCGACATGGGCGGCGGCTCCACTTCGATTTCGGTCTTTATGAAAAAGCACATGATCTATGCCGATGCGGTGCGTATGGGGGGCGATCACATCACCAGCGATATTTCGATGGGGCTGGGGGTGCCGATGGCCAATGCGGAACGGATCAAGACATTCTGTGGTGGCGTCCATGCCACTGGCGTGGATGACCGGGACATGATCGACATTGGCGGTGACACTGGCGACTGGGAACATGACCGCCGCACAGTTAGTCGCGCTGAACTGATTGGCATCATGCGGCCACGGGTTGAGGAAATTCTCGAAGAGGTGCGCACGCGGCTTGATGCCGCCGGATTCGAATACCTTCCAAGCCAGCAAATCGTTCTCACCGGCGGCTCCAGTCAGATCTTGGGGCTCGACGGTTTGGCCACGCGCATTCTGGGCCAACAGGTTCGGCTGGGTCGGCCATTGCGGGTCCACGGCCTGCCGCAGTCCGCCACCGGACCGGGGTTTGCCGCCGCCGTTGGGTTGAGCCTGTTTGCCGCCCACCCGCAGGATGAGTGGTGGGATTTTGAAACGCCCGTAGACCGCTATCCGGCCCGCTCTATCAGCCGGGCGGTGCGCTGGTTCCGGGACAATTGGTAA
- a CDS encoding cell division protein FtsQ/DivIB — protein sequence MRTLRDRITRKANQADPAPSRLKYRLQRWMLTPGIRFGLKFGVPLCLLLAATGAFLADQARRDMVRDSLLSLRAAIEERPEFMVNVMVVDGAGVSVAQDVREVLPLDFPVSSFDLDLAQIRAQIESLAPVKSVNVRIRPGGILQIDIEERSPAMIWRNHEGLALLDQTGTHVAELGRRAMHPELPLIAGKSADLMAGEALELFATARPLGGRLRGLVRIGERRWDVVLDRGQRILLPQDNPVQALERVIVVSEVQDLLERDVAVVDMRIAARPTVRMTENAVENWWRIREMNEGGL from the coding sequence ATGCGGACGCTAAGAGATCGGATCACCCGCAAGGCCAATCAGGCGGACCCGGCGCCGTCGCGGCTGAAATACCGGTTGCAACGCTGGATGTTGACCCCCGGCATTCGCTTTGGATTGAAATTTGGCGTGCCTCTGTGTTTGCTGCTTGCGGCGACCGGGGCATTCCTGGCGGATCAGGCGCGGCGCGATATGGTGCGCGACAGCCTGTTATCGCTGCGCGCTGCGATCGAAGAGCGCCCCGAATTCATGGTCAATGTCATGGTGGTTGACGGGGCCGGGGTCTCTGTGGCGCAGGATGTGCGCGAAGTCCTGCCGCTGGATTTCCCGGTGAGCTCCTTTGATTTGGATCTGGCGCAGATCCGTGCCCAGATCGAAAGTCTGGCACCGGTGAAATCGGTGAATGTACGCATTCGCCCCGGTGGAATTTTGCAAATCGACATCGAAGAACGCAGCCCGGCGATGATCTGGCGCAACCACGAAGGCCTGGCCCTATTGGATCAGACGGGTACGCATGTGGCCGAGCTGGGGCGGCGGGCGATGCATCCGGAGCTGCCGCTGATCGCGGGGAAATCCGCAGATCTGATGGCGGGCGAGGCCCTGGAATTGTTTGCCACCGCGCGGCCTCTTGGCGGGCGGTTGCGCGGATTGGTGCGGATAGGTGAGCGCCGCTGGGATGTGGTGCTGGATCGCGGCCAGCGGATCCTGCTGCCGCAGGACAATCCGGTGCAGGCGCTGGAGCGGGTGATTGTGGTGAGCGAAGTGCAGGACTTGCTGGAGCGCGATGTCGCTGTGGTGGATATGCGAATTGCGGCGCGGCCGACGGTTCGAATGACGGAGAATGCAGTGGAAAACTGGTGGCGCATCAGAGAAATGAACGAGGGTGGGTTGTAA
- the murC gene encoding UDP-N-acetylmuramate--L-alanine ligase, giving the protein MTPATKLPGDVGPIHFVGIGGIGMSGIAEVLLNLGYVVQGSDLKASKITQRLETLGALVFVGQKAENLAEAEVVVISSAIKPGNPELDEARRLGLPVVRRAEMLAELMRLKSNIAIGGTHGKTTTTTMMAELMVAGKFDPTVVNGGIIHAYGSNARMGQGEWMVVEADESDGTFNRLPATIAVVTNIDPEHMEHWGDFDTLRDGFHEFVSNIPFYGVAVCCTDHAEVQALVGRITDRRVVTYGFNAQADVRATNLTYKAGVAHFDVHLQSEDKVIKGCSLPMPGDHNVSNALSAVAVARHLGMNTSEIREALAAFGGVNRRFTKVGEVNGVTIIDDYGHHPVEIAAVLKAARQAIADSPGARVIAVHQPHRYSRLSDLFEDFCACFNEADVVAIAEVFAAGEDPIPGASRDDLVAGMIRHGHRHARALLNEDDLERLVREQTRPGDMVVCLGAGTISTWANGLPERLSRN; this is encoded by the coding sequence ATGACCCCAGCAACCAAACTGCCCGGTGACGTTGGCCCCATCCATTTTGTCGGCATCGGCGGCATTGGCATGTCCGGTATTGCTGAGGTTCTGCTCAATCTGGGCTATGTGGTGCAGGGCTCTGATCTGAAGGCCTCCAAGATTACCCAGCGGCTGGAAACGCTGGGGGCCCTGGTTTTTGTGGGGCAAAAGGCGGAAAACCTGGCCGAGGCTGAGGTGGTGGTGATTTCCTCTGCCATCAAACCCGGCAACCCCGAACTGGACGAGGCCCGCCGGCTAGGTCTGCCGGTGGTGCGCCGCGCCGAGATGCTGGCAGAGCTGATGCGGCTGAAATCCAATATCGCCATTGGCGGCACCCATGGCAAAACCACCACCACAACCATGATGGCCGAACTTATGGTTGCTGGCAAATTTGACCCCACGGTTGTCAACGGCGGCATCATCCATGCCTATGGGTCCAACGCCCGCATGGGGCAGGGCGAATGGATGGTGGTGGAAGCGGATGAAAGCGACGGCACCTTCAACCGGCTGCCCGCCACCATCGCCGTGGTCACCAATATCGACCCTGAACACATGGAACATTGGGGCGATTTTGACACCCTGCGCGATGGCTTCCACGAGTTTGTCTCCAATATTCCCTTTTATGGCGTGGCGGTCTGTTGCACCGATCATGCCGAGGTGCAGGCCCTGGTGGGCCGGATCACCGATCGCCGGGTTGTCACCTATGGGTTCAACGCCCAGGCCGATGTGCGGGCCACCAACCTGACCTACAAGGCGGGGGTGGCACATTTTGATGTTCATCTGCAGTCCGAGGACAAGGTGATCAAAGGCTGCAGCCTGCCAATGCCCGGAGATCACAACGTCTCCAATGCCCTGTCCGCTGTGGCTGTGGCCCGACATCTGGGCATGAACACCAGCGAAATCCGCGAGGCCCTGGCCGCCTTTGGCGGCGTCAACCGCCGCTTTACCAAGGTGGGCGAAGTGAATGGCGTCACCATCATCGACGACTATGGTCACCATCCGGTTGAAATTGCCGCTGTGCTCAAGGCGGCGCGTCAGGCCATTGCCGATAGCCCCGGTGCGCGGGTGATTGCGGTGCATCAGCCGCATCGCTATTCGCGCCTGTCTGATCTGTTCGAAGATTTCTGCGCCTGTTTCAACGAGGCGGATGTGGTTGCCATCGCCGAGGTTTTTGCCGCAGGTGAAGATCCAATCCCCGGCGCCAGCCGCGATGACCTGGTTGCCGGCATGATCCGCCATGGCCACCGTCACGCCCGTGCCCTGCTGAACGAGGATGATCTGGAACGGCTGGTGCGCGAGCAGACGCGCCCCGGCGATATGGTGGTCTGCCTGGGGGCCGGGACAATCAGCACCTGGGCCAATGGTCTGCCAGAGCGCTTGAGCCGCAACTGA
- a CDS encoding D-alanine--D-alanine ligase produces MGESSRALPKVAVLLGGPSAEREVSLSSGRECAAALRGEGYDVVELDAGPDLYAQLETAKPDVVFNALHGRWGEDGCVQGLLEWMGLPYTHSGVLASALAMDKQRSKMVFHEAGLPIMESGLYAKSAVMAGHVMAPPYVVKPNNEGSSVGIYLVHEAANGPPALSPDMPDEVLVEAFAPGRELSVSVLGDRALEVTDILTDGWYDYDAKYKPGGSRHVIPAAIPADIRDLCLDYALRAHQALGCRGLSRTDIRWDETKGAAGLILLETNNQPGMTPTSLAPEQAAHCGLDFGALCAWLVKDASCGR; encoded by the coding sequence GTGGGTGAGTCGAGCAGAGCACTCCCGAAAGTGGCGGTACTATTGGGCGGACCCTCAGCAGAACGTGAGGTCTCGTTGTCCAGTGGGCGTGAATGCGCAGCCGCACTACGGGGCGAAGGATATGACGTGGTAGAGCTGGACGCCGGTCCGGATCTATACGCACAGCTTGAGACAGCCAAACCAGATGTGGTTTTTAACGCCCTGCATGGCCGCTGGGGCGAGGATGGCTGCGTGCAAGGCCTGCTGGAGTGGATGGGGCTGCCCTATACCCATTCGGGTGTTCTGGCCTCGGCACTGGCGATGGATAAACAGCGTAGCAAGATGGTGTTCCATGAGGCAGGCCTGCCGATCATGGAGAGCGGTCTGTATGCCAAAAGCGCGGTCATGGCCGGCCATGTCATGGCGCCGCCCTATGTGGTAAAGCCCAACAACGAAGGCTCCAGCGTTGGTATCTATCTGGTGCATGAGGCCGCCAATGGCCCGCCAGCCCTGTCCCCCGATATGCCCGATGAAGTTCTGGTCGAGGCCTTTGCCCCCGGGCGCGAACTCAGCGTTTCCGTGCTTGGGGATCGCGCCCTTGAGGTGACCGATATTCTGACCGATGGCTGGTATGACTATGACGCCAAATATAAACCCGGCGGCTCGCGCCATGTGATCCCGGCGGCTATCCCTGCGGATATTCGCGATCTCTGTCTGGACTATGCGCTGCGCGCCCATCAGGCACTGGGCTGCCGGGGCTTGAGCCGCACCGATATTCGCTGGGACGAGACCAAAGGTGCTGCGGGCTTGATCCTGCTGGAAACCAACAACCAGCCCGGCATGACGCCGACTTCGCTGGCTCCGGAACAGGCGGCCCATTGTGGTCTGGACTTTGGTGCGCTCTGCGCCTGGTTGGTAAAGGACGCCTCATGCGGACGCTAA
- the ftsZ gene encoding cell division protein FtsZ → MTLNLSMPGQEELAPKITVFGVGGAGGNAVNNMIAKELEGVDFVVANTDAQALQQNAAKSRIQLGVKVTEGLGAGARPSVGSASAEESIEQIVDHLAGAHMCFITAGMGGGTGTGAAPIIAQAARELGVLTVGVVTKPFQFEGNKRMKQAEEGVEALQKVVDTLIIIPNQNLFRLANEKTTFTEAFSMADDVLYQGVKGVTDLMVRPGLINLDFADVRAVMDEMGKAMMGTGEAEGEDRAVQAAEKAIANPLLDEISLRGAKGVLINITGAHDLTLFELDEAANRIREEVDPEANIIVGSTLDTAMEGRMRVSVVATGIDATEVMTEVPVPRRPMSAPLKKTVTVEQARSAPLELNTPVEQPQVAVAEAAPAAQEPSLFESLDVQQVAAQEQAEDIFEEVVETGQDGLPQPAYQPQVPAFQPQIDAVDEQPGASFVAPKAPAPGTPSADAIVRLQAAAARAQGQQRPMAQSAPMQAAPTQQPQYRPAAASHDAEPQSEQRRFGLNSLIHRMTGSAAETQAAKPQPVRQQPPVQQQAAAPQPQPVQQQESDAEQDRIEIPAFLRRQAN, encoded by the coding sequence ATGACATTGAACCTTTCGATGCCCGGGCAGGAAGAACTGGCCCCTAAGATCACCGTGTTTGGTGTTGGTGGCGCAGGCGGCAATGCGGTCAACAATATGATCGCAAAAGAGCTGGAAGGTGTCGACTTTGTCGTCGCCAATACCGATGCTCAGGCGCTCCAACAAAACGCGGCAAAAAGCCGGATCCAGCTGGGCGTAAAAGTCACCGAAGGGCTCGGCGCTGGTGCGCGGCCTTCTGTGGGCTCTGCCTCGGCAGAAGAAAGTATCGAGCAGATCGTTGATCACCTGGCGGGAGCACATATGTGCTTTATCACCGCAGGCATGGGCGGAGGCACCGGGACAGGTGCCGCGCCGATCATCGCACAGGCGGCCCGTGAACTGGGTGTTCTGACGGTTGGTGTTGTCACCAAGCCGTTCCAGTTTGAAGGCAACAAGCGGATGAAGCAGGCCGAGGAGGGCGTCGAAGCCCTGCAAAAGGTCGTGGATACGCTGATCATCATTCCCAACCAGAACCTGTTCCGGCTGGCCAATGAAAAGACCACCTTCACCGAGGCCTTCTCGATGGCGGATGACGTTCTGTATCAGGGCGTCAAAGGGGTGACCGACCTGATGGTGCGTCCCGGCCTGATCAACCTCGACTTTGCCGATGTGCGCGCCGTGATGGACGAAATGGGCAAGGCGATGATGGGCACCGGCGAGGCCGAGGGCGAAGATCGCGCCGTGCAGGCGGCTGAAAAAGCCATCGCCAACCCGCTGCTGGATGAAATCAGCCTGCGGGGAGCCAAGGGTGTTCTCATCAACATCACCGGCGCCCATGACTTGACCCTGTTTGAACTGGACGAAGCCGCCAATCGCATCCGCGAAGAGGTGGACCCCGAGGCCAATATCATCGTCGGCTCGACCCTGGATACCGCCATGGAAGGCCGGATGCGTGTTTCCGTCGTGGCAACTGGTATCGACGCGACCGAAGTGATGACAGAGGTGCCGGTACCGCGTCGTCCAATGTCGGCACCGCTGAAAAAAACCGTCACCGTCGAACAGGCCCGTTCGGCCCCGCTGGAACTGAACACCCCGGTTGAGCAACCTCAGGTTGCGGTGGCTGAGGCTGCTCCGGCGGCGCAAGAACCCTCTCTGTTCGAAAGCCTTGACGTGCAGCAGGTTGCTGCGCAGGAGCAGGCCGAAGACATTTTTGAAGAGGTTGTAGAAACTGGTCAGGACGGGCTGCCACAGCCAGCCTATCAGCCGCAGGTTCCGGCTTTCCAGCCACAGATCGATGCGGTTGACGAGCAGCCCGGTGCCTCCTTTGTGGCGCCCAAAGCGCCGGCTCCCGGTACGCCTTCGGCGGATGCCATCGTGCGCCTGCAGGCTGCAGCCGCCCGTGCACAGGGGCAGCAGCGGCCCATGGCACAATCGGCTCCGATGCAGGCGGCTCCGACCCAGCAACCGCAGTATCGCCCTGCTGCGGCTTCTCACGACGCTGAACCACAGTCAGAGCAGCGCCGGTTTGGTCTCAACTCGCTGATCCACCGGATGACCGGCAGCGCCGCTGAAACGCAGGCCGCAAAGCCGCAGCCCGTGCGCCAGCAACCCCCGGTTCAGCAGCAGGCTGCAGCTCCACAACCGCAGCCGGTTCAGCAACAAGAGAGCGATGCCGAGCAGGATCGTATCGAAATTCCGGCTTTCCTGCGCCGTCAAGCAAATTAA
- the murB gene encoding UDP-N-acetylmuramate dehydrogenase: MSELDLSNMPSLRGKLTPNRALSDLTWLRVGGAADYLFQPADVEDLQSFLAQLPADIAVFPMGVGSNLIVRDGGLRAVVIRLGRGFNGIEIAGDQITAGAAALDAHVARKGADAGLDLTFLRTIPGSIGGAVRMNAGCYGSYVADHFVSAQIVTRDGSLRDITAEELQFQYRQTALPEGAVLISATLRAKPGQPEALQARMESQLKKRDDTQPTKDRSAGSTFRNPAGFSSTGQADDLQDLKAWKVIDDAGMRGAQVGGAQMSKKHSNFMINTGGATAADLETLGEDVRKKVYANSGITLEWEIMRVGEPLLEQQE, encoded by the coding sequence ATGTCTGAACTTGATCTTTCAAATATGCCATCGCTACGTGGTAAGCTGACCCCCAATCGCGCCCTGTCCGATCTGACCTGGCTGCGCGTTGGCGGTGCGGCTGACTATCTGTTCCAGCCGGCAGATGTCGAAGATCTGCAGAGCTTCTTGGCGCAATTGCCCGCTGACATTGCGGTTTTTCCCATGGGCGTTGGTTCCAACCTGATCGTGCGCGATGGGGGCTTGCGGGCGGTGGTGATCCGTCTGGGGCGCGGCTTTAACGGGATCGAGATCGCAGGGGACCAGATCACCGCAGGCGCGGCGGCGCTGGATGCCCATGTGGCACGCAAAGGTGCCGACGCAGGCCTGGACCTGACCTTTCTGCGGACCATTCCGGGATCTATCGGCGGGGCCGTGCGGATGAATGCTGGCTGCTATGGCTCATATGTGGCGGATCACTTTGTGTCGGCACAGATTGTCACCCGCGATGGCAGCCTGCGCGACATCACCGCCGAGGAGCTGCAGTTCCAATACCGCCAGACCGCGTTGCCTGAGGGCGCGGTATTGATTTCGGCAACCCTGCGCGCCAAACCCGGACAGCCGGAGGCGCTGCAGGCCCGCATGGAATCCCAGCTGAAAAAGCGCGATGACACCCAGCCCACCAAGGACCGCTCTGCCGGATCGACCTTTCGCAATCCGGCCGGGTTTTCCTCGACGGGCCAGGCTGATGATCTGCAGGATCTGAAGGCCTGGAAGGTGATTGATGACGCGGGGATGCGCGGCGCCCAGGTGGGCGGCGCCCAAATGAGCAAAAAACACTCCAACTTCATGATCAACACCGGTGGCGCAACTGCCGCAGATCTGGAAACTTTGGGCGAAGATGTCAGAAAAAAGGTTTACGCCAATTCCGGCATAACGCTAGAATGGGAAATCATGAGGGTCGGAGAACCCCTGTTAGAGCAGCAAGAATAA
- a CDS encoding DUF2484 family protein encodes MTLSLTLAAVWALVANILAVLPSRDNHWRRAYVLIAIGIPLLGYVVYENGPWWGLAVLCAAMSVLRWPLIYLGRWLRKRGFAKHVDGGE; translated from the coding sequence ATGACACTCTCGCTGACGCTTGCGGCGGTCTGGGCTTTGGTGGCCAATATCCTGGCGGTACTGCCGAGCCGCGACAATCACTGGCGCCGGGCCTATGTTCTGATCGCCATTGGCATCCCGCTACTGGGCTATGTGGTCTATGAAAACGGCCCCTGGTGGGGGCTGGCGGTGCTTTGCGCTGCCATGAGCGTGCTGCGCTGGCCGCTGATCTATCTGGGACGCTGGCTGCGCAAGCGGGGTTTTGCCAAACATGTGGATGGCGGGGAGTGA
- a CDS encoding APC family permease, producing the protein MSQQLKRRIGLGLLTAYGIGVMVGAGIYVLVGAVAAEAGVLAPLAFLLAGLIAAPTALSYAEFSSRLPEAAGEAAYVGQGFNSKFFAIFVGLAVVVAGTISAGAVLRGGAGYFAAATGVDAEIAIIGMGAALVLVAIVGVLESFALVAVFTLIEVLGLALVVWAGFSTSASPDWTAALPLAEMVTTPGLVTGLATGIAFGAVLAFFAFIGFEDIVNMAEEVRNPTRVLPLAIVISLAVTSVIYALVCWAAVRTVPLAALAESQSPLALVWQQSQGGSARFLSAIAVFAALNGVLAQIVMASRVLYGLGGRTTGLAVFRHAHPRFGTPVRATLLIGLAVLVAAYWLPVAQLAGATSATLLSVFVLVNLALILQKRRQPEAPFRISMAVPVLGLVMSLLALATAVKGWI; encoded by the coding sequence ATGAGCCAGCAGCTGAAGCGCCGTATCGGGTTAGGTCTTTTGACGGCCTATGGTATCGGCGTCATGGTGGGGGCGGGGATCTATGTGCTGGTGGGGGCGGTGGCCGCCGAGGCCGGAGTGCTGGCGCCGCTGGCCTTTTTGCTCGCCGGGCTGATTGCTGCACCAACGGCGCTGTCTTATGCCGAATTCTCCTCCCGTCTGCCCGAAGCCGCAGGCGAGGCCGCCTATGTTGGCCAGGGGTTCAACTCCAAATTCTTTGCGATCTTTGTCGGGCTGGCAGTGGTGGTTGCCGGGACGATCTCTGCCGGGGCGGTATTGCGGGGCGGGGCGGGCTATTTTGCGGCGGCCACGGGAGTGGATGCCGAAATAGCCATCATTGGCATGGGGGCGGCCTTGGTACTGGTCGCCATTGTTGGCGTGCTGGAAAGCTTTGCGCTGGTTGCGGTCTTCACATTGATCGAGGTGCTGGGCCTGGCCCTGGTGGTCTGGGCTGGCTTTTCCACCTCGGCCAGCCCTGACTGGACCGCCGCTTTGCCGCTGGCTGAGATGGTCACGACGCCTGGGCTTGTCACGGGGCTTGCCACGGGGATCGCCTTTGGCGCGGTGCTGGCCTTTTTTGCCTTTATCGGCTTTGAAGACATTGTAAACATGGCAGAAGAGGTGCGGAACCCAACCCGCGTTCTGCCCCTGGCAATAGTCATTTCCCTGGCCGTAACCTCGGTGATCTACGCGCTGGTCTGTTGGGCCGCCGTTCGAACGGTGCCGCTGGCGGCGCTGGCCGAGTCCCAAAGCCCGCTGGCGCTGGTCTGGCAGCAGTCGCAGGGCGGCAGTGCGCGGTTCTTGTCGGCGATTGCGGTCTTTGCAGCGCTGAATGGTGTGCTGGCCCAGATCGTCATGGCCTCGCGGGTGCTTTATGGTCTGGGCGGCCGGACCACCGGGCTGGCGGTCTTTCGCCATGCGCATCCACGCTTTGGCACCCCGGTGCGCGCCACTTTGCTGATTGGTCTGGCGGTTCTGGTCGCCGCCTATTGGCTGCCGGTGGCGCAGCTGGCGGGCGCCACCTCCGCCACGCTTTTGTCTGTCTTTGTGCTGGTGAACCTGGCCCTGATCCTGCAAAAACGCCGCCAGCCAGAGGCGCCTTTTCGGATCTCAATGGCGGTTCCGGTGCTGGGGCTGGTCATGTCGCTGCTGGCGCTGGCAACCGCAGTAAAGGGCTGGATATGA